The Kluyvera intermedia genome window below encodes:
- a CDS encoding EAL domain-containing protein has protein sequence MDTTFIAEPIVSIDEKLLGVELLTRFISPDGRPLHPESVISSWDLDRKRLFLYEQCGNITSMQKWFERKNLFCTLNIDQQMAFLIRHDYILRQTFESMPFIKLELSENFPGLDKGLKSPLLKSLSQGVNGLWLDDLGAGNSHVVSLIEGYFEVVKIDRIFFNEQVKKPTFYELIVLIKKYCDKIVIEGIEDRKSMEILREVGIWGLQGYLFKSIPFENVDSLV, from the coding sequence ATGGATACTACATTCATTGCTGAACCTATAGTAAGCATTGACGAAAAGTTGTTGGGCGTTGAGCTTCTCACTCGCTTCATTTCCCCAGATGGACGCCCCCTTCATCCTGAGTCCGTAATTTCATCTTGGGATTTAGATAGGAAACGGCTTTTCCTATACGAACAATGCGGAAACATTACCAGTATGCAAAAGTGGTTCGAACGAAAGAATCTATTTTGTACACTGAACATTGATCAGCAAATGGCTTTTCTGATACGTCATGACTACATACTTAGACAAACTTTCGAATCGATGCCATTCATCAAACTTGAGCTTTCTGAGAATTTCCCAGGTTTAGATAAAGGATTAAAAAGCCCCTTGTTAAAGTCGCTGAGCCAGGGTGTGAATGGGCTGTGGCTCGATGACCTTGGGGCAGGTAATTCGCATGTAGTTAGTTTGATAGAAGGTTACTTTGAAGTAGTAAAAATAGATCGCATTTTCTTTAATGAGCAGGTGAAAAAACCAACCTTCTACGAATTAATTGTATTAATTAAAAAATACTGCGACAAAATTGTTATTGAAGGCATTGAGGATAGAAAAAGTATGGAAATCTTGCGTGAAGTAGGCATTTGGGGGTTACAGGGTTATCTTTTTAAATCCATCCCATTTGAGAACGTAGATTCGTTGGTATAG